A single genomic interval of Desulfobacterales bacterium harbors:
- a CDS encoding TonB-dependent receptor, whose amino-acid sequence MNKKVVYGFVFVLAMMGTQGPLFASDTAYEMERVVVTATRGETNVDKIGGSSVTAITEKDIEAKKAESVEEILKGVPGLDVASNGGPGTKTYVFLRGAEAKNTLILIDGVMVNDASSPNRSADIANLTTDNIERIEIVRGPLSALYGTNATAGVVNIITKKGHGKPSVYAGFEAGSYNTWKAYGGTSGEIDKFNFSMNGARIETDGFSIANDDNDGIPHAGNTAEDDGWDNTTLSGKFGYEFNSTFNITAVLRYGESQADNDDYDGLGGYTGDRFIFPVNWWEPVLPDPNGAKIARQDTDEYSGRIEINNHFFDRFVSSSFYYQTAKNEKNIYDNENNLTVSDGRSNEIGWQGGLSFDTHLLSFGGAYFQEYYDTAEIDEKDAITKSYWAQDQLLLMDGLDIVAGVRVDDHDQFGSEMTYRMAPAYTIQKTETTIKASYGTGFRAPSLFELFADPIPAYSFAGGNENLDPEESDGWDVGFEQQLMDDKLKFGVSYFNMVFEDRIEYYFDSVTYQSTYINLKGKTKTKGIESFIQWAPMSTFSILLNYTYTDTEDPDGARRPYRPLNKISLNLGYSFMEKVKTNLDIHWVDDRDEIFGNDITGSPVTQLDSYSLVNLSAQYDINKHVKVYGRVDNLFDEFYEEVWSYATPGRSAYVGMKLGY is encoded by the coding sequence ATGAATAAAAAAGTAGTATACGGATTTGTCTTTGTATTGGCAATGATGGGCACCCAAGGCCCCTTATTTGCCTCTGACACAGCCTATGAAATGGAAAGGGTCGTTGTAACAGCGACACGCGGTGAAACGAATGTCGATAAGATTGGTGGCAGTAGTGTTACGGCCATCACGGAAAAGGATATCGAAGCCAAGAAGGCTGAATCGGTAGAGGAAATCCTTAAGGGGGTTCCCGGGCTTGATGTGGCTTCTAACGGTGGCCCCGGAACCAAGACATACGTGTTCTTAAGGGGAGCGGAGGCAAAAAATACCCTTATTTTAATCGATGGTGTTATGGTAAATGACGCTTCATCACCCAATCGAAGTGCCGATATCGCCAATTTAACCACAGATAATATTGAGCGAATCGAAATTGTTCGAGGCCCTTTGAGTGCTCTTTATGGGACCAATGCAACGGCAGGGGTCGTTAATATAATAACCAAAAAAGGCCATGGGAAACCGTCGGTTTATGCAGGGTTTGAGGCCGGATCGTATAATACATGGAAGGCATACGGCGGAACTTCAGGAGAAATCGACAAGTTCAACTTTTCCATGAATGGCGCGCGAATAGAAACAGACGGTTTTTCAATCGCAAATGATGATAATGACGGCATTCCACACGCAGGAAACACAGCAGAAGATGATGGGTGGGACAACACAACACTTTCCGGTAAATTCGGCTATGAATTTAATTCAACCTTCAATATTACAGCGGTGTTGCGATATGGTGAATCTCAGGCGGATAATGATGATTATGATGGACTGGGAGGATATACCGGAGATCGATTCATTTTTCCCGTAAATTGGTGGGAGCCCGTGTTGCCAGATCCTAACGGCGCTAAAATTGCCAGACAGGACACAGATGAATATTCGGGAAGGATAGAAATAAATAACCATTTTTTTGATCGGTTTGTTAGCTCTTCGTTCTATTATCAAACAGCTAAAAACGAAAAAAATATATATGACAATGAAAATAACCTGACCGTTTCAGACGGTCGGTCCAATGAAATTGGATGGCAGGGCGGGTTGAGTTTTGATACCCATCTTCTCAGTTTTGGCGGTGCTTATTTCCAGGAATACTATGACACGGCAGAAATAGATGAAAAAGATGCGATTACAAAATCTTATTGGGCTCAAGATCAACTGTTGCTTATGGACGGTCTTGATATTGTTGCCGGTGTCAGGGTCGATGATCATGATCAGTTTGGCTCTGAAATGACCTATCGAATGGCGCCTGCTTATACCATTCAAAAAACAGAGACAACGATCAAAGCCAGCTATGGCACCGGATTTCGTGCACCTTCCCTTTTCGAACTCTTTGCCGACCCAATTCCAGCTTATTCATTTGCAGGAGGTAATGAAAATTTAGACCCGGAAGAGAGTGACGGTTGGGACGTTGGTTTTGAGCAGCAATTGATGGATGATAAGCTCAAATTCGGAGTCTCGTATTTTAATATGGTTTTTGAAGATCGAATTGAATATTATTTTGATTCGGTTACCTATCAATCAACCTATATAAACCTCAAAGGAAAAACCAAAACAAAAGGCATTGAATCTTTCATTCAATGGGCGCCGATGTCGACGTTTAGTATCTTGTTGAATTATACTTATACGGATACGGAAGATCCGGACGGGGCAAGACGCCCTTATCGGCCGTTAAATAAAATTTCCCTTAATTTGGGATACAGTTTTATGGAAAAAGTTAAAACGAATCTAGATATTCATTGGGTGGATGATCGAGATGAAATTTTCGGAAACGATATCACCGGCAGCCCTGTCACTCAACTGGATTCCTACTCGCTGGTCAATCTTTCAGCGCAATATGATATTAATAAGCATGTTAAAGTATATGGTCGTGTTGACAATCTGTTTGACGAGTTTTATGAGGAAGTCTGGAGCTATGCTACTCCGGGCCGTTCTGCCTATGTTGGTATGAAATTAGGTTACTAG
- a CDS encoding cell wall hydrolase, whose protein sequence is MNDAITCLSRTIYWEAKGEGIAGMEAIANVVMNRLGHEGFSNTICEVVMQGREQGACQFSWWCDGRSDDVKEVKSYAIAKEIARKALNRQLIDRTGGALYFHHRKVTPSWSSEYIKTVDVGKHVFYKPHGDAAK, encoded by the coding sequence TTGAACGATGCGATCACCTGTCTTTCACGCACCATCTACTGGGAGGCCAAGGGCGAGGGGATTGCCGGCATGGAAGCAATCGCCAATGTGGTTATGAACCGGCTAGGGCATGAAGGCTTTTCAAACACAATTTGTGAAGTTGTCATGCAAGGCCGCGAGCAGGGTGCCTGCCAGTTCTCGTGGTGGTGCGATGGCCGTTCGGATGACGTAAAAGAAGTTAAATCTTACGCAATCGCCAAGGAAATAGCTCGAAAAGCGCTCAATCGACAACTAATCGACCGCACCGGTGGCGCATTGTATTTTCACCATCGGAAAGTAACTCCTAGCTGGTCCTCGGAATACATCAAGACGGTCGATGTCGGAAAGCATGTCTTCTACAAACCTCATGGCGACGCGGCAAAATAG
- a CDS encoding MotA/TolQ/ExbB proton channel family protein, producing the protein MLEIFINGGPVMYPLLVCSILSLTVIIERSIFWLRVDIKKSLPMADEVLDLCRHGDWEGIRAIVTGSKNSVIRILVSGILHREFSMTKAMEASAGDEIQRMRRFMGVLDTLITVAPLLGILGTVVGIIMSFQALGTSGIEHPQAVTAGIAQALITTAAGLSIAILTLFPYNYFNSSIDNAVFIIEKYTTSLEIVYEKRVQGRNGQEGKNE; encoded by the coding sequence ATGTTAGAAATTTTCATAAACGGCGGCCCGGTCATGTACCCCTTGCTGGTATGTTCCATTTTATCCCTCACCGTCATTATTGAACGATCCATCTTTTGGTTACGGGTGGACATAAAAAAAAGCCTTCCGATGGCCGATGAAGTGCTTGATCTTTGCCGACACGGTGATTGGGAAGGAATTCGGGCCATTGTGACCGGATCGAAAAACAGCGTCATCCGGATTCTGGTAAGCGGGATTTTACATCGGGAGTTTTCCATGACAAAAGCCATGGAAGCCTCTGCCGGCGATGAAATTCAACGCATGCGGCGGTTCATGGGGGTTCTCGACACCCTCATCACGGTTGCCCCGTTGCTGGGAATCTTGGGAACCGTCGTGGGCATTATCATGTCTTTTCAAGCGCTCGGAACGAGCGGCATCGAACATCCGCAGGCGGTGACCGCGGGCATTGCTCAGGCCCTCATCACAACGGCAGCTGGTCTCAGCATCGCCATTTTGACCTTATTCCCCTATAATTATTTTAATTCGTCCATTGATAACGCTGTTTTTATCATTGAAAAATACACGACCAGTCTTGAGATTGTATATGAGAAGCGCGTCCAGGGCCGTAATGGGCAGGAAGGGAAAAACGAATGA
- a CDS encoding biopolymer transporter ExbD — protein sequence MKIKMPAAKKPRIEMVPMIDIIFLLLVFFIYAMLSMAVHRGVSLSLPSSDCTVIDQKLVLSVSIKADGKIFLDKMPITMTNLAEALKAKATAQQDTGVLLFADKSISYQQLFNVLDLIQQAGLERISLQAKVSDEP from the coding sequence ATGAAAATCAAAATGCCGGCCGCAAAAAAGCCTCGCATTGAGATGGTGCCCATGATTGACATTATTTTTCTGCTGCTTGTTTTTTTTATCTATGCCATGCTGTCCATGGCGGTGCATCGGGGGGTTTCGCTGAGCCTGCCGAGTTCGGATTGCACCGTGATCGATCAAAAGCTTGTTCTATCCGTATCCATTAAAGCAGACGGAAAAATTTTCCTGGACAAGATGCCGATCACGATGACGAACCTGGCTGAGGCGTTGAAAGCGAAGGCAACGGCACAACAAGACACCGGGGTGCTCCTGTTTGCGGATAAAAGCATCTCCTACCAGCAATTATTCAATGTGTTGGATCTGATTCAACAAGCCGGGCTCGAAAGAATTTCACTTCAGGCAAAGGTTTCGGACGAACCGTGA
- a CDS encoding citrate/2-methylcitrate synthase, translated as MIKNQLESIKSLILKAAEEAREETAHEPEPESPKKQKWPIKCTVGPGLEGAIACESKVGYVNGAKGWLVYRGYNIFDLCAYSTYEETAYLLIHGKMPSMTELKEFKADLFNYTRINDVLRQLMGFPIERMSVMGALRLGSNLLRSQYSDFDLVVARPSSADAIGADEDSIAMETSPIGENHAVFEFKMPTRRKTDQGNRGFNKMSGIESSYHLIAGISCIAAATSRIHNNKLPLEPQPGLSHAGNLIYMITGREPTPIEERVLDISLILHADHGLNASTFATMVVASTLADIYFSVGAGIAALSGPLHGGANEEVMRNLRQIGDASNVTGWLEKKLAQKNKVSGFGHRVYKAYDPRARILGPLAGVLIEGKPELKALYGIAKTLESTVLNTLGKTKKIFPNVDFYSGLVYSALGFDDELFTPMFAASRVAGWTARVLEYMANNRIFRPRGLCLGDFNKTYVPIEAR; from the coding sequence ATGATAAAAAACCAATTGGAATCCATAAAATCACTGATCCTGAAAGCCGCTGAAGAAGCGCGGGAGGAAACCGCTCATGAGCCTGAACCTGAATCTCCCAAAAAACAAAAATGGCCGATAAAATGCACGGTCGGCCCCGGGCTTGAGGGTGCCATCGCCTGCGAGAGCAAGGTGGGTTACGTCAACGGCGCAAAAGGGTGGTTGGTCTATCGTGGCTACAACATTTTCGATCTTTGCGCTTATTCCACTTATGAGGAAACTGCCTATCTGCTCATTCACGGCAAAATGCCCTCGATGACGGAATTAAAAGAATTCAAGGCGGATCTTTTCAACTACACGCGGATCAATGATGTTCTCAGGCAGTTAATGGGATTTCCGATCGAAAGAATGAGCGTCATGGGTGCGTTGCGGCTCGGGAGCAATTTGCTTCGCAGCCAATACAGTGACTTTGATTTGGTTGTTGCTCGCCCTTCGTCGGCAGATGCGATTGGTGCGGATGAAGATTCCATCGCGATGGAAACCAGCCCGATCGGTGAAAATCACGCCGTCTTTGAATTCAAGATGCCAACCAGACGTAAAACCGATCAGGGAAATCGTGGTTTTAATAAGATGTCCGGCATTGAAAGCAGTTATCATTTGATTGCCGGTATTTCATGTATTGCCGCCGCGACATCTCGTATTCATAATAATAAGCTTCCCTTGGAGCCTCAACCGGGTCTAAGTCATGCCGGAAACCTGATTTATATGATTACCGGCCGCGAACCCACACCCATCGAAGAACGGGTTTTGGATATCTCCTTAATCCTTCACGCGGATCATGGCTTGAATGCCAGCACCTTTGCGACCATGGTGGTTGCCTCCACACTCGCGGATATTTATTTCAGCGTCGGCGCAGGAATCGCCGCTCTTAGCGGTCCTTTGCACGGCGGCGCCAATGAAGAGGTCATGCGAAACCTCCGGCAAATCGGCGATGCATCGAATGTAACGGGCTGGCTTGAAAAAAAGTTGGCCCAAAAAAACAAGGTCAGCGGATTTGGCCATCGGGTTTATAAGGCCTATGACCCGCGGGCGCGCATATTAGGGCCTTTGGCAGGGGTACTTATTGAGGGAAAGCCTGAATTAAAGGCGTTGTATGGCATTGCTAAAACGCTTGAGAGTACCGTACTCAATACGCTTGGCAAAACGAAAAAAATTTTCCCGAATGTTGATTTTTATTCCGGCTTGGTATATAGCGCCCTCGGATTTGATGATGAACTTTTCACCCCCATGTTTGCTGCCAGTCGTGTGGCCGGGTGGACCGCAAGGGTTTTGGAATACATGGCGAACAACCGCATTTTCCGGCCCCGCGGGCTTTGTCTCGGTGATTTTAATAAAACATATGTGCCTATTGAGGCGCGATAG
- a CDS encoding phosphatidylglycerol lysyltransferase domain-containing protein codes for MPLTFSPVSDQGNFDLQHDYRKILSACPQIASDYSFINIWGWAEAYGLEWAWGKEFVWLRQTLPETRYWAPIGPWDKVANWYATLSALFPNGADFTRVPDQLLNIWTRTFGLQLEIGEARGHWDYIYSVPDLVALKGNRFHKKKNLLNQFIKKFDYSFSAFDSALVTQALSMQTDWCEWRDCESSETLAAENRAIERILTHWDALNGLIGGAIVIDTKLAAYTVAEPLTETSVVIHFEKGSPDITGIYQAINQMFLKSQGNRFLTVNREQDIDDPGLRKAKLSYHPSEYLKKYSVRIR; via the coding sequence ATGCCATTGACGTTTTCACCAGTTTCAGATCAAGGGAATTTTGACCTACAACATGATTACAGGAAGATTCTCTCCGCGTGCCCGCAAATCGCTTCGGATTACAGCTTCATCAACATTTGGGGATGGGCCGAAGCCTATGGGTTGGAATGGGCATGGGGAAAAGAGTTTGTATGGCTTCGGCAAACGTTGCCTGAAACAAGGTATTGGGCGCCTATCGGTCCTTGGGACAAAGTTGCGAACTGGTACGCTACACTGAGCGCCCTCTTCCCGAATGGTGCCGATTTCACTAGAGTCCCCGATCAGCTTTTAAATATTTGGACTCGGACTTTCGGTCTTCAGCTTGAGATCGGGGAAGCGCGCGGGCATTGGGATTATATTTATTCCGTTCCCGATCTGGTAGCGCTAAAAGGAAATCGATTTCATAAAAAAAAGAACCTGTTGAACCAGTTTATAAAGAAGTTTGATTATTCGTTCAGCGCGTTTGATTCAGCGTTGGTTACGCAGGCGCTTTCCATGCAAACCGATTGGTGCGAGTGGCGGGATTGCGAATCTTCCGAAACCCTGGCAGCTGAAAACAGAGCGATCGAGCGAATCCTGACCCATTGGGACGCACTGAATGGACTGATCGGCGGCGCCATTGTTATCGATACAAAATTAGCAGCTTACACCGTTGCTGAACCGTTGACGGAAACCTCAGTGGTGATTCATTTTGAAAAAGGCAGCCCCGATATAACGGGCATTTATCAGGCAATTAATCAGATGTTTCTGAAAAGCCAGGGGAATCGGTTCTTAACCGTTAACCGGGAACAGGACATTGACGACCCCGGGCTTCGAAAGGCAAAGCTTTCTTACCATCCATCCGAATATCTCAAGAAGTATTCGGTCAGGATAAGATAG
- a CDS encoding energy transducer TonB has translation MKRLLPAALIAIAIHAVLLCVNISWNKITPEKVLDLKTIDVTLTREITVSQQPPVPQTKAIQPAPTKPEPIAAPIPKPPVKKVDKQPILKKPVLYKKKILTTDSTSVITPKPAPVLTETLQSISSVSNGPSNSKNAQAVSAAANSEQTLRVNDGISPSPNPPEELSNATPLYKKNPHPHYPQVARKRNLQGTVIILAIVNEKGEVVNARVDLSSGHAILDNAALSAVKSWEFEPGKHGNTPVKSIVRLPITFQLK, from the coding sequence GTGAAACGACTGCTGCCGGCAGCGCTCATTGCGATCGCGATTCATGCGGTTCTATTATGCGTGAACATTTCTTGGAATAAAATAACGCCGGAAAAAGTTCTCGATCTGAAAACCATCGATGTGACGCTGACACGAGAAATCACAGTGTCTCAACAACCGCCGGTTCCCCAGACCAAAGCCATTCAACCGGCGCCAACAAAACCGGAACCCATTGCAGCACCGATTCCAAAGCCGCCCGTGAAAAAGGTGGATAAACAGCCGATTCTTAAAAAACCGGTTTTATATAAGAAAAAAATACTAACAACCGATTCAACGTCTGTAATAACACCGAAACCGGCGCCGGTGTTGACGGAAACACTTCAAAGTATATCCTCAGTTTCAAATGGACCGTCGAATTCAAAAAACGCCCAAGCGGTTTCTGCTGCTGCGAACAGCGAGCAGACCCTTCGAGTTAATGACGGCATCTCACCATCCCCGAACCCCCCCGAGGAACTATCGAATGCCACCCCCTTGTATAAAAAAAACCCGCACCCGCATTATCCACAAGTGGCCAGAAAGAGAAATTTACAAGGAACGGTGATCATTCTGGCAATAGTGAATGAAAAGGGGGAAGTGGTGAATGCCCGAGTGGATTTGTCCAGCGGGCATGCCATATTGGACAACGCAGCGCTTTCCGCAGTGAAATCCTGGGAGTTTGAACCGGGAAAGCACGGAAACACCCCCGTAAAAAGCATTGTAAGGCTGCCGATAACCTTTCAGTTAAAATAG
- a CDS encoding glycosyltransferase, protein MSTVSAFIKTKKYISSVFRLLIVRFTERKEKSGIGSVDRELLIPLLGILAIAGLAVWLTSANWEKVALIRTAIQQHFWGNLILWSAVVFMLVNALVLIWRIVLFKMYRSNPPYKNAELPRCTVVVPAYNEGALVLKTLESLANSDYPPEKLEIIAVDDGSADDTWQWIKTAKKTLGDRIMTIKLPSNKGKRHALHVGFLNAMGDVFVTVDSDSIVEPETLRCLVSPFAVSSRVGAVAGCVRVLNRRQGVIPRMLDVVFTFSFDFIRASQSMVNTVMCTPGALSAYRRDIVMRVLPEWRNQTFCGRPANIGEDRAMTNLILREGFHVLYQDNARVFTNVPTDYGTLCKMLLRWARSNVRETIAMSRFAFRPFREGSMLGARINLLLSWLNLTKAQLLLLATWVLIFQYPGVISLNVITGIVFSASLSAGLYAWRYRNFDCLWAYAYGFFCFAGLFWITPYSLFTPHQSGWLTRQVPPSPAHQGGYQVKLVQMGSHEVVSLILHQLHSKQTPYTRLSLSYRTIRKGLFFKRVRHALLMNHCRPQIYDYFLPNPAKPDAGMLGCIKAILHLRRIYTQKRACFW, encoded by the coding sequence ATGAGCACAGTATCGGCATTTATCAAAACAAAAAAATATATCAGCTCTGTTTTTCGTCTGTTGATTGTTCGATTTACCGAGAGGAAAGAGAAAAGTGGAATCGGGAGCGTGGATCGGGAATTATTGATTCCCTTGCTGGGGATACTGGCAATTGCGGGTTTGGCGGTATGGCTTACCAGTGCCAATTGGGAAAAAGTGGCGTTGATTCGGACCGCCATTCAGCAGCATTTCTGGGGAAACCTGATTCTGTGGTCAGCCGTGGTATTTATGCTGGTCAATGCCCTGGTGCTGATCTGGCGGATCGTGTTATTTAAGATGTATCGATCGAATCCCCCTTATAAAAACGCTGAATTGCCAAGGTGCACTGTGGTTGTGCCGGCTTACAATGAAGGCGCGCTGGTTTTAAAAACACTGGAAAGTCTCGCCAACAGCGATTATCCACCTGAAAAACTGGAAATTATAGCAGTGGACGACGGCAGCGCGGATGACACTTGGCAGTGGATTAAGACCGCCAAAAAAACACTTGGCGATCGGATCATGACGATCAAATTGCCGAGTAACAAGGGGAAGCGCCATGCACTTCATGTCGGGTTTTTAAACGCTATGGGCGATGTGTTCGTAACGGTGGACAGTGATTCCATTGTCGAACCAGAAACGCTTCGGTGCCTTGTCAGTCCATTTGCCGTATCCTCGCGAGTCGGTGCTGTCGCCGGCTGTGTTCGGGTCCTCAATCGACGTCAGGGGGTTATTCCGAGAATGCTGGATGTTGTTTTTACTTTCAGTTTTGACTTTATTCGTGCCTCTCAGAGCATGGTTAACACCGTTATGTGCACGCCAGGCGCCCTCTCCGCTTATCGCCGGGATATCGTCATGCGGGTTCTGCCGGAATGGCGGAATCAAACCTTCTGCGGCCGACCGGCAAATATCGGAGAAGACCGCGCCATGACCAATTTGATCCTGCGGGAAGGTTTTCATGTGCTGTATCAGGATAATGCCCGGGTTTTTACAAATGTGCCTACCGACTATGGCACCTTATGCAAAATGTTACTGCGGTGGGCGCGCAGCAACGTTCGGGAAACCATCGCCATGAGCCGGTTTGCGTTTCGACCTTTTCGTGAAGGGTCGATGCTCGGTGCGCGAATCAATCTGCTGTTGAGTTGGCTGAACTTGACGAAAGCACAGCTTTTGCTCTTGGCAACATGGGTTCTGATCTTTCAGTACCCCGGTGTCATTAGTTTAAATGTTATAACCGGGATCGTGTTTTCCGCCAGCCTCAGCGCAGGGCTGTATGCATGGCGTTACCGCAATTTCGATTGTCTCTGGGCGTATGCGTACGGCTTTTTCTGTTTTGCAGGCCTTTTCTGGATCACCCCCTATTCGCTGTTTACACCGCATCAGTCCGGATGGCTAACCCGTCAGGTGCCTCCCAGTCCGGCACATCAGGGGGGATATCAGGTCAAGTTGGTGCAAATGGGTTCACACGAGGTTGTCAGCCTGATATTGCACCAGCTGCACTCGAAGCAAACGCCTTATACGCGCCTGTCGCTTTCGTATCGTACCATCCGGAAAGGGCTATTTTTCAAACGGGTCAGGCATGCGCTGTTAATGAACCATTGCCGGCCGCAAATTTATGATTATTTTTTGCCTAATCCGGCAAAGCCGGATGCTGGGATGCTGGGATGCATAAAAGCCATCCTTCACCTTCGGCGAATATACACGCAAAAGCGTGCATGTTTCTGGTAA
- the cbiR gene encoding cobamide remodeling phosphodiesterase CbiR, producing the protein MTSFQPLDRPFKGVYPFRLATTSFIYSADWCTNVRLLGPFVDEVELLFLESRYDGCFPSTREIHWLSSLAEQYTLTYNVHLPTDISLCHTSPSERKKAIEILYHVIDFSAALTPSTWTLHLPFEPDSVSIDSIQDWRACCRDGLERLINRSGVSPKKLSIETLFYPFEWIGDIVKDFHLGVCIDTGHLMLKNADPLAVYAAYDDIVSILHLHGVHEQKDHVSLDKLSTKRSEKILSLLKRYTGTVSIEVFSFNDLRTSLSWLSHHWQQNPFQR; encoded by the coding sequence GTGACGTCATTCCAACCGCTTGATCGGCCCTTTAAGGGTGTGTATCCATTTCGGCTCGCCACCACGTCCTTCATTTATTCCGCGGATTGGTGCACCAATGTTCGGTTATTGGGACCTTTTGTGGATGAGGTGGAGTTATTATTTCTGGAAAGCCGGTATGACGGTTGCTTTCCTTCCACGCGGGAGATTCACTGGCTTTCATCGCTGGCTGAACAATATACATTGACTTATAATGTGCACCTGCCCACGGACATTTCTTTGTGTCATACCTCGCCGTCGGAACGAAAAAAGGCGATTGAGATCTTGTACCACGTGATTGATTTTTCCGCCGCGCTAACCCCCTCCACCTGGACGCTCCATCTTCCGTTTGAACCCGATTCCGTCTCCATCGACAGCATTCAGGATTGGCGTGCCTGTTGCCGGGACGGCCTGGAAAGACTGATAAATCGCAGCGGGGTTTCTCCCAAAAAGCTTTCCATTGAAACGCTTTTTTATCCGTTTGAATGGATAGGCGATATTGTCAAGGACTTTCATTTGGGCGTGTGTATCGATACCGGCCACCTGATGCTGAAAAACGCAGATCCGCTGGCCGTGTATGCAGCATATGACGATATAGTTTCCATTCTTCATTTACACGGCGTGCATGAACAAAAAGATCATGTGTCTCTTGATAAACTTTCAACCAAGCGAAGCGAAAAGATTCTTTCTCTTTTGAAGCGTTACACGGGGACCGTCTCCATTGAGGTGTTTTCGTTTAATGATTTAAGAACCTCCCTATCATGGTTATCCCATCATTGGCAACAAAACCCTTTCCAAAGATAA
- a CDS encoding lipid-binding SYLF domain-containing protein, translating into MNKIPFLLIVVFIFGISTVAVPAEVEDYSSTIKVFRDSPAVEKFFKNSYGYAVFPTIGKAGYVIGGSYGKGQVYRSGKVTGKSTVVEGSIGFQAGGKVFSEIIFFQDKRAYDEFKSGNFEFDATVQAVAITAGAEAQVGTKGTSIGASAGPKTGVQAEIDYYKGMATFVHAQGGLMFEFSIGGQKFTFEPL; encoded by the coding sequence ATGAATAAAATACCGTTTTTATTAATTGTCGTTTTTATCTTTGGCATATCAACCGTCGCCGTCCCCGCTGAAGTGGAGGACTATTCGAGCACTATCAAGGTATTTCGAGATTCGCCCGCCGTGGAAAAATTTTTCAAAAATTCATATGGCTACGCAGTCTTTCCCACTATTGGAAAGGCCGGATATGTAATCGGAGGGTCCTACGGCAAGGGACAGGTCTACCGTAGTGGAAAAGTAACGGGGAAATCAACTGTGGTTGAGGGATCGATCGGATTCCAGGCCGGCGGCAAAGTTTTCAGTGAAATCATCTTCTTCCAGGACAAGCGGGCCTATGATGAATTCAAGTCCGGAAATTTCGAATTCGACGCCACTGTTCAGGCGGTGGCCATAACGGCGGGAGCCGAGGCGCAGGTTGGAACCAAAGGTACCAGTATCGGCGCCAGTGCAGGTCCCAAGACCGGAGTTCAGGCGGAGATTGACTATTATAAAGGCATGGCCACCTTCGTGCACGCTCAGGGCGGTCTCATGTTCGAGTTTTCTATCGGCGGCCAGAAGTTCACCTTTGAGCCTCTATAA
- a CDS encoding pyridoxamine 5'-phosphate oxidase family protein: MKSNLIVKALTLSEKLRHVFIATADGTGLPHMAAAGKIKRISDDRISIEAWFCPGTVENLNQNNRISIVVWEPDPDQGYQLTGKVEKVEELAILNGFSHGIESMHPIPQVERKLIVHVEKTFSFTHAPHNDFE, translated from the coding sequence ATGAAATCGAACCTGATCGTGAAGGCTTTAACATTGAGTGAAAAGCTGAGGCATGTTTTTATCGCAACAGCGGATGGCACCGGACTGCCTCATATGGCAGCGGCAGGCAAAATCAAGCGCATTTCCGATGATCGAATTTCTATAGAGGCCTGGTTTTGCCCGGGTACCGTCGAAAATTTAAATCAGAATAATCGAATTTCCATTGTCGTCTGGGAACCTGATCCGGATCAAGGATATCAGTTGACAGGCAAGGTGGAAAAAGTCGAGGAGTTGGCGATTTTAAACGGGTTTTCTCATGGAATTGAATCAATGCACCCTATTCCGCAGGTGGAAAGAAAACTGATCGTACACGTTGAAAAAACCTTCTCCTTTACCCATGCGCCGCACAACGATTTTGAATAA